Proteins from a single region of Runella sp. SP2:
- a CDS encoding ROK family transcriptional regulator: MFEPTTSSELDILPKTSVVDYKKNLHRRRILIELYRSGTSSIAELARVIHSSVPSVTSIVEEMVDEKWIVPVGTGVTKQGRKPVLFSLSTERYYVLVLDVNTHDTKVLVMNLKNEVVFRRDLDMKLEDSSKFLGALIEATEDVINESNIRHDDFMAMGISVAGLVDARKGFNFTYRSLNQGDQSFGTLLERHFKFPVYVINDTKATTLGEHRFGLAQGKDHVLAIYIDWGVGLGVILNGEVFQGASGFAGELGHIQVVPNGELCHCGKVGCLDTITSAASLLRRIKKGLNEGRISRLSGMDIEKIDAEIIIDAAWQGDSFAIDILHEIGMELGKGLSIAIHLFNPEIIIVDGIVAKAGAFITNPIEQAINKYCLTDFRSNLNVVISQLGQEAKWLGTQAYVVEKVIENN, from the coding sequence ATGTTTGAGCCCACTACATCGTCAGAACTAGATATCTTACCCAAAACCTCGGTTGTTGATTATAAAAAGAACCTTCACCGCCGACGTATATTAATCGAACTTTACCGTTCTGGTACATCTTCTATTGCCGAGTTGGCCCGAGTGATTCACAGCAGCGTTCCTTCCGTGACGAGCATTGTAGAGGAAATGGTGGATGAAAAGTGGATTGTGCCCGTGGGGACTGGCGTGACAAAACAAGGTCGAAAGCCCGTTTTGTTCAGCCTAAGTACTGAGCGGTACTATGTTTTGGTATTGGACGTAAATACACACGATACCAAAGTGCTGGTGATGAATCTCAAAAACGAGGTGGTATTTCGGAGAGACCTCGACATGAAGTTGGAAGATTCATCCAAATTCTTGGGGGCGCTGATTGAAGCTACCGAAGATGTAATTAATGAATCTAATATTCGCCACGATGATTTTATGGCGATGGGGATTTCGGTGGCAGGGTTGGTAGATGCCCGTAAGGGTTTTAACTTTACCTATCGTAGCCTTAACCAAGGCGATCAGTCGTTTGGTACATTGCTCGAAAGGCATTTTAAATTTCCTGTGTATGTCATCAACGATACCAAAGCTACTACCCTTGGCGAACACCGTTTTGGATTGGCACAAGGAAAAGACCATGTACTTGCCATTTATATTGATTGGGGTGTTGGGCTAGGCGTTATTCTCAACGGGGAAGTTTTTCAGGGAGCTTCGGGCTTTGCGGGTGAGCTTGGGCATATTCAAGTAGTACCCAACGGTGAGTTGTGTCATTGTGGAAAAGTGGGGTGCTTAGATACTATCACTTCGGCGGCTTCTTTGCTGAGACGTATCAAAAAAGGTCTCAATGAAGGTCGAATTTCGCGCTTGTCGGGGATGGATATTGAGAAAATCGACGCCGAAATCATCATTGATGCCGCTTGGCAGGGCGATTCATTTGCCATTGATATTCTTCACGAGATTGGAATGGAGCTAGGTAAAGGGTTGTCGATTGCCATTCATCTGTTTAATCCCGAAATCATTATCGTGGACGGTATTGTGGCCAAAGCAGGAGCGTTTATTACGAACCCCATCGAGCAGGCTATCAATAAATACTGCTTAACGGACTTTAGAAGTAATCTGAACGTGGTTATTTCTCAACTTGGGCAAGAAGCCAAATGGTTGGGAACGCAAGCGTACGTGGTAGAAAAAGTGATTGAAAATAATTAG
- a CDS encoding carbon-nitrogen hydrolase family protein, with the protein MNFKQVKVGVVQATPFLFDKAKTVERVIEWIEKAARAQCELLLFPESFIPCYPRGLDFDSRVGRRTEKSREHWLDYWANSIEADSEEVKKIGEAVRKAGMYVALGVTEREPVGGSLHCALFYFNQDGVLVGKHRKLKPTGLERYIWAESDGSTLLAFDTKVGRVGGLICWENYMPLARMSMYQQGVEIYLAPTADARESWQATMQHVALEGRCFVLAANQFVRKSDYPERYQEDLTEEPDIMSAGGSVIISPLGEVLAGPLWNEEGLLTAELDFSVLAKSKLDFDVVGHYARPDVFSLEVKGQPPICKI; encoded by the coding sequence ATGAATTTTAAACAAGTAAAGGTAGGGGTTGTGCAAGCAACTCCTTTTCTTTTTGATAAGGCTAAAACCGTCGAACGGGTCATTGAATGGATTGAAAAGGCGGCCAGAGCGCAGTGTGAACTGCTGCTTTTTCCTGAGTCTTTTATTCCTTGTTATCCGCGCGGGCTCGATTTTGATTCCCGCGTTGGTCGCCGAACGGAAAAAAGCCGCGAGCATTGGCTCGACTATTGGGCAAATAGCATCGAAGCTGACTCAGAAGAAGTTAAGAAAATAGGCGAAGCCGTTCGCAAAGCAGGAATGTATGTGGCGTTGGGCGTGACCGAACGCGAGCCCGTCGGTGGGTCGTTGCATTGTGCTTTGTTTTACTTTAACCAAGATGGAGTGCTGGTGGGCAAACATCGGAAATTAAAACCTACGGGGCTTGAGCGGTACATTTGGGCAGAAAGTGATGGAAGTACGCTTTTGGCGTTTGATACCAAAGTGGGTCGAGTAGGAGGGCTGATTTGTTGGGAAAATTACATGCCCCTAGCGCGTATGTCGATGTACCAGCAGGGGGTTGAAATTTATTTGGCTCCTACGGCCGACGCCCGCGAATCGTGGCAAGCTACCATGCAACACGTGGCGTTGGAAGGACGCTGTTTTGTGTTGGCCGCCAACCAGTTTGTACGGAAATCTGATTACCCCGAACGTTACCAAGAAGATTTAACCGAAGAACCCGACATCATGAGTGCGGGTGGAAGTGTGATCATCTCGCCTTTAGGGGAAGTATTAGCGGGTCCACTTTGGAACGAAGAAGGTTTGCTGACAGCCGAGTTGGATTTCTCGGTACTGGCCAAAAGTAAATTGGATTTTGACGTGGTCGGGCATTATGCGCGTCCCGACGTTTTTTCGTTGGAAGTGAAGGGGCAACCACCCATTTGTAAAATATAA
- the purB gene encoding adenylosuccinate lyase: MQLNTLTAISPVDGRYRRQVEKLAPYFSEFGLIRYRIRIEVEYFIALCELPLPQLEGFDKTIYTDLQALYLDFTETDALRIKEIESVTNHDVKAVEYFIKEKLKDKQLDSYLEFIHFGLTSQDVNNTSIPLSLKEAITDEIIPTFEEVVTKLKALAEEWKHIPMLARTHGQPASPTRLGKEFGVFIERLEKQLAMIQAIPYAAKFGGATGNFNAHHVAYPDIDWVAFGNTFVNEKLGLSRSQLTTQIEHYDMLAALMDTFKRLNTILIDLDRDVWTYVSMEYFKQKIKAGEVGSSAMPHKVNPIDFENSEGNLGIANAVFEHLSAKLPISRLQRDLTDSTVLRNLGVPLGHTIIGLKALLRGLGKLELNETAFYADLDNNWAVVAEAIQTILRREAYPQPYEALKALTRKNEKITSNTIAEFIDCLEVSEAIKEELRAISPFSYTGV; the protein is encoded by the coding sequence ATGCAATTAAACACCCTCACAGCTATCTCGCCCGTCGATGGACGTTACCGTCGTCAAGTTGAAAAACTCGCTCCCTATTTCTCGGAATTTGGGCTTATTCGCTACCGAATTCGCATCGAAGTCGAGTATTTTATCGCCCTTTGCGAACTTCCCCTTCCCCAATTGGAAGGTTTCGACAAAACCATTTACACCGACTTACAGGCTTTGTATCTCGACTTTACGGAAACAGATGCTTTACGAATCAAAGAAATCGAATCGGTCACCAACCACGATGTCAAAGCCGTAGAGTATTTTATCAAAGAAAAACTCAAAGACAAGCAGCTAGATTCGTACTTGGAGTTTATCCATTTTGGACTTACGTCGCAAGACGTTAACAATACCTCGATTCCGCTTTCACTCAAAGAAGCCATTACGGACGAGATTATTCCAACGTTTGAAGAAGTTGTTACCAAACTGAAAGCTTTGGCCGAAGAATGGAAACACATCCCGATGCTGGCCCGTACACACGGACAACCTGCCTCGCCTACGCGTTTGGGAAAAGAATTTGGCGTGTTTATCGAACGTCTTGAGAAACAACTTGCGATGATTCAGGCCATTCCTTACGCCGCAAAATTTGGCGGGGCAACGGGCAACTTCAACGCGCACCACGTGGCTTATCCTGACATTGATTGGGTAGCGTTTGGAAATACATTTGTGAATGAAAAATTAGGACTGTCGCGGAGCCAGTTGACGACCCAAATCGAGCATTACGACATGCTCGCGGCGTTGATGGATACGTTCAAACGCTTAAATACCATTCTCATCGACCTCGACCGCGATGTTTGGACGTACGTTTCGATGGAGTATTTTAAGCAAAAAATCAAAGCAGGCGAAGTAGGCTCGTCGGCCATGCCACACAAGGTGAACCCCATTGATTTTGAAAATTCAGAAGGAAATTTAGGCATTGCCAACGCCGTTTTTGAGCATTTGTCGGCCAAACTTCCTATTTCACGCCTCCAACGCGACCTAACCGACTCGACTGTACTTCGTAATCTTGGTGTACCATTGGGCCACACCATCATCGGTTTGAAGGCGTTGTTGAGGGGATTAGGAAAACTTGAATTGAACGAAACTGCTTTCTACGCCGACCTCGACAACAACTGGGCAGTGGTAGCCGAAGCGATTCAAACCATTTTACGTCGCGAGGCTTACCCCCAACCTTACGAGGCGCTCAAGGCCCTTACGCGTAAAAACGAAAAAATCACCTCCAATACCATTGCAGAATTTATTGATTGCCTTGAAGTATCAGAAGCAATAAAAGAAGAATTACGCGCGATTTCTCCCTTTAGTTATACGGGAGTGTAA
- a CDS encoding PQQ-binding-like beta-propeller repeat protein, which yields MALLAFREANDLGLDWPEYNGNAARSHYSEASQISAENVSQLKVAWTYASGGADTVFHRTQMQCNPIVIDGILYGVSANTQAFALDATTGKELWKTNVSETEGTTSRGVSYWSEGTEKTIFFGAGKWLYAVDAVSGKLRSSFGEKGRINLKTGIERPTADDYVVSNTPNAIFEDKIIVGTRVSESESALLGDIRAYDVRTGKRIWTFRTIPEAGEMGAASWPAKARQNIGGANAWAGMALDRQRGILYAPTGSAAFDFYGGNRKGDNLFANCLLALDVRTGKRLWHYQLVRHDIWDRDVPAPPNLVTVVQNGKKIDAVAQITKQGYIFVFDRVSGKPLFPIENRAFTFDAVAGEFPSKTQPIPLKPTYFARQSFTEKDLNSFVADRDSLVALIRKARTGSAYIPIGKDMTIFFPGTDGGGQWGGAATDPQGVMYVPSKEIPVYTSLVSRKQESNAKTTTGKQLYRQYCSACHGEDRRGNHDGSYPSLLTVSKRLSEDAVKNLITKGRAMMPSFVHLSAAENKAIVDFLFQKQQDIQVASSQKGVIPYQHTGYNRWYDRNGYPISAPPWGTLTATDLNTGERLWQVPLGEYPELTAKGIAPTGTDNYGGPLVTGSGLLFIAATRDERLRAFDKKTGKILWQTQLPAAGYASPSTYVVNGKQYVVIACGGGKLKTKSGDKYVAFALP from the coding sequence ATGGCATTGTTGGCTTTCCGTGAAGCAAATGATTTGGGGTTGGATTGGCCCGAATACAACGGAAACGCAGCCCGAAGCCATTATTCGGAGGCGAGCCAGATTTCGGCCGAAAACGTCAGCCAGCTTAAAGTGGCTTGGACGTATGCCTCGGGTGGGGCCGATACGGTTTTTCACCGTACCCAAATGCAATGTAATCCCATCGTAATTGATGGTATTTTGTATGGCGTTTCGGCCAATACCCAAGCGTTTGCGCTGGATGCTACAACGGGGAAGGAACTTTGGAAAACTAACGTCAGCGAAACAGAAGGAACAACAAGTCGTGGGGTAAGTTATTGGTCAGAAGGAACTGAAAAAACAATCTTTTTTGGGGCTGGAAAATGGCTATATGCCGTGGATGCCGTCTCGGGAAAACTTCGTTCATCGTTTGGTGAAAAAGGACGAATCAATTTAAAAACTGGAATAGAACGCCCTACGGCCGACGATTACGTGGTTTCAAATACGCCCAATGCCATTTTTGAGGATAAAATCATCGTCGGAACGCGGGTGTCGGAAAGTGAATCGGCTTTGCTGGGGGACATTCGGGCTTATGACGTGCGAACGGGTAAACGCATTTGGACGTTTCGAACCATTCCCGAAGCGGGCGAAATGGGAGCTGCATCTTGGCCAGCTAAAGCTCGACAAAACATTGGTGGTGCAAATGCGTGGGCGGGCATGGCCTTAGATCGTCAGCGGGGGATTTTGTATGCGCCCACGGGCTCGGCGGCATTCGATTTTTATGGTGGAAATCGCAAAGGGGATAACCTTTTTGCCAATTGTTTGCTGGCGTTAGATGTCCGCACTGGAAAACGACTCTGGCATTACCAGTTGGTGCGCCATGATATTTGGGACCGCGATGTGCCTGCTCCTCCCAATTTGGTGACGGTAGTTCAAAACGGAAAAAAAATAGACGCTGTGGCGCAAATTACTAAACAAGGCTACATTTTTGTGTTTGACCGAGTGAGTGGAAAACCGTTGTTCCCCATCGAAAATCGTGCATTTACGTTTGACGCTGTAGCGGGTGAATTTCCGTCAAAAACGCAGCCTATTCCGCTCAAACCGACCTATTTTGCCCGTCAAAGTTTTACCGAAAAAGACCTAAACTCGTTCGTAGCCGACCGTGATTCGTTGGTGGCCTTGATCCGAAAAGCCCGTACGGGGAGTGCTTACATTCCTATTGGCAAAGACATGACTATTTTCTTCCCTGGCACCGACGGCGGTGGGCAATGGGGCGGTGCTGCCACCGACCCGCAGGGAGTGATGTATGTGCCATCTAAAGAAATCCCCGTTTACACTTCGCTCGTATCTCGTAAGCAAGAGTCAAACGCAAAAACCACGACAGGAAAACAGTTGTATCGCCAGTATTGCTCGGCCTGTCACGGTGAAGACCGCCGAGGAAACCACGATGGCTCGTACCCTTCTTTGCTGACCGTTTCAAAACGACTTTCGGAAGATGCTGTCAAAAATTTGATTACCAAAGGCCGTGCCATGATGCCGTCGTTTGTGCATCTCTCAGCGGCAGAAAACAAAGCAATTGTCGATTTTTTGTTCCAAAAACAGCAAGATATTCAGGTGGCTAGCTCACAAAAAGGTGTTATTCCGTACCAACACACGGGCTATAATCGCTGGTACGACCGAAATGGGTATCCGATAAGTGCTCCACCTTGGGGAACGTTGACAGCCACGGATTTGAATACAGGCGAACGACTTTGGCAAGTACCGTTGGGCGAATATCCAGAACTAACTGCCAAGGGAATTGCACCTACGGGAACGGACAACTACGGCGGGCCGCTGGTGACAGGGAGCGGATTGCTTTTTATTGCCGCAACCCGTGACGAACGTTTACGGGCATTTGACAAAAAAACGGGAAAAATACTTTGGCAGACCCAACTGCCAGCGGCGGGTTATGCCTCACCGAGTACGTACGTTGTGAATGGTAAACAGTACGTAGTCATTGCCTGTGGCGGAGGAAAGTTGAAAACAAAGTCGGGTGATAAATACGTGGCTTTTGCATTGCCATAA
- a CDS encoding MIP/aquaporin family protein has protein sequence MTPSPFLGELLGTMVLIILGNGVVANVVLKDTKGNNGGWIVITAGWAFAVTMGVFVSQAFGGYDAHLNPAVTVGMAIAKNEYSKVVSYITAQMMGAMLGAITVWLFHLPHYARTEDKGAKRATFCTEPAIRSTGSNFFSEVLGTIVLLVGIKGIGAVTTGLGPFAVGILVWAIGLSLGGTTGYAINPARDLGPRIVHAIMPIAGKGDSDWQYSWIPVAGPIVGAMIAGLLLL, from the coding sequence ATGACTCCTTCTCCTTTTTTAGGTGAACTTCTGGGCACGATGGTGCTTATTATTCTTGGCAACGGTGTAGTTGCAAACGTTGTGCTCAAAGATACCAAAGGCAATAATGGCGGCTGGATTGTCATTACCGCAGGTTGGGCTTTTGCTGTCACGATGGGCGTGTTTGTCTCCCAAGCTTTTGGCGGGTACGATGCGCATTTAAACCCTGCCGTTACAGTTGGAATGGCCATTGCCAAAAACGAATACAGTAAAGTGGTTAGTTATATCACGGCACAAATGATGGGAGCCATGTTGGGTGCGATTACCGTCTGGCTGTTTCATTTACCACATTACGCACGCACCGAAGACAAAGGAGCTAAGCGAGCCACTTTTTGTACAGAACCTGCTATTCGTTCGACGGGGTCAAATTTCTTTAGTGAAGTCCTTGGAACAATCGTTCTTCTTGTGGGTATCAAAGGCATTGGGGCAGTGACCACGGGCTTGGGTCCTTTCGCCGTAGGTATTTTAGTTTGGGCGATTGGTCTTTCATTGGGAGGAACGACGGGCTATGCCATTAACCCTGCTCGTGATTTAGGTCCTCGCATCGTTCATGCCATTATGCCGATTGCAGGCAAAGGCGATTCTGATTGGCAATATTCGTGGATTCCAGTAGCAGGCCCGATTGTAGGGGCGATGATTGCAGGTCTTTTATTGCTTTAA
- a CDS encoding tetratricopeptide repeat protein, protein MKYLITITLGVLIVLFQACSFSSEGMLEKGKELMKEGKFSEALPFLNKAIERDNGNFEALNARGVVYYELKEFQNALLDYEQALKVKPDYYRPYYNRAMLKVAQNDTEGALKDYAEAIRLEDKNAELFVNRGQLLAAMGQMDGALNDFDKAITLDSKNALAYYNKGNIVFQKGDFKGAVIQFENAVKSDAKFGKAFHALGVAQLMEQQKEAGCLNLKQADKLGYPAAKEALEQNCK, encoded by the coding sequence ATGAAATACCTCATCACCATAACATTAGGAGTGCTTATCGTTCTTTTTCAAGCTTGTAGTTTCTCGTCGGAAGGTATGCTAGAAAAAGGAAAAGAGTTAATGAAAGAAGGCAAATTTAGCGAAGCATTGCCCTTTCTCAATAAAGCCATCGAACGCGATAATGGTAATTTTGAAGCCCTCAACGCGCGTGGGGTGGTTTATTACGAATTGAAAGAATTCCAAAATGCCTTGCTGGATTATGAACAAGCCCTCAAAGTAAAGCCCGATTATTATCGTCCTTATTACAATCGTGCGATGCTAAAAGTAGCCCAAAATGATACCGAAGGCGCTTTAAAAGACTACGCAGAGGCCATTCGATTGGAAGATAAAAATGCCGAGTTGTTTGTGAATCGGGGTCAACTTTTGGCGGCAATGGGGCAAATGGACGGAGCGCTCAACGATTTCGACAAGGCAATTACGCTGGACTCAAAAAATGCCTTGGCGTATTACAACAAGGGAAATATTGTGTTTCAAAAAGGTGATTTTAAAGGAGCAGTTATTCAGTTTGAAAACGCTGTAAAAAGTGATGCAAAGTTTGGCAAGGCTTTCCACGCGTTGGGCGTAGCCCAATTGATGGAGCAGCAAAAAGAAGCAGGCTGCCTTAACCTCAAACAAGCCGATAAACTCGGTTATCCTGCCGCGAAAGAAGCACTGGAGCAGAATTGTAAATAA
- a CDS encoding sugar MFS transporter, which produces MINKDRLFYGSCFALITTAFSFSIRAGILDQLAKQYGFSGEQLGTINSMWFLGFPISMIVGGLIYNSVGGKKIMQFAFFAHTIGILLTIFSGGNYMTLLISTLLIGLGNGCTEAACNPMIADAYDGNKMNAMLNKFHMWFPGGIVIGSLISKFMTEANTGWEAQIWIILLPAIIYAYLFWGQEFPKPKTEAAASISENFKAMLSPLFIFMFACMALTAISEFGPQQWVGLILSKSGADPMLLLAITTGTMAVARFFAGPVIHKIDQTGVLLVSAVLATIGLFLLSKVTGGTAYAAAFVYACGIAYFWPNMVGFVAEKIPASGALGMSVIGGVGMFSSSIFQPIIGNWIDSAKTEAAAQGFQGDALELAAGQATLSTMVTFPAILIVAFIGLYFWTKSLKKA; this is translated from the coding sequence ATGATTAACAAAGACAGATTGTTTTACGGTAGTTGCTTTGCGCTGATTACCACTGCGTTCTCGTTCAGTATTCGTGCAGGTATCCTAGACCAACTAGCCAAACAGTACGGCTTCTCAGGCGAGCAACTAGGAACCATCAACTCCATGTGGTTCTTAGGTTTCCCTATCTCCATGATTGTTGGAGGTTTAATTTACAACTCAGTAGGTGGCAAAAAAATCATGCAGTTCGCATTTTTTGCCCACACCATCGGTATTTTATTAACAATCTTTTCGGGTGGAAACTACATGACCTTGTTGATTTCAACCCTTCTTATCGGTTTGGGTAACGGCTGTACAGAAGCCGCTTGTAACCCGATGATTGCCGACGCGTACGATGGCAATAAAATGAATGCCATGTTAAACAAATTCCACATGTGGTTCCCAGGTGGAATTGTGATTGGTTCGTTGATTTCTAAATTTATGACCGAAGCCAACACTGGTTGGGAAGCACAAATTTGGATTATTCTTCTTCCGGCTATTATCTATGCTTATCTTTTCTGGGGACAAGAGTTTCCAAAACCAAAAACTGAAGCCGCTGCTTCAATAAGTGAGAACTTCAAAGCGATGCTTTCACCGCTTTTCATTTTCATGTTTGCTTGTATGGCCTTGACAGCCATTTCAGAATTTGGCCCTCAACAGTGGGTAGGGTTAATTTTGAGCAAGTCGGGAGCTGACCCTATGTTACTTCTTGCAATCACGACAGGTACAATGGCCGTAGCACGTTTCTTTGCAGGACCAGTAATTCACAAAATCGATCAAACGGGGGTTCTTCTTGTTTCGGCCGTTTTGGCGACAATTGGTTTGTTCTTATTGAGCAAAGTAACGGGTGGAACTGCCTACGCTGCGGCTTTTGTATATGCTTGCGGTATTGCGTACTTCTGGCCAAACATGGTTGGATTTGTGGCTGAAAAAATCCCTGCGAGTGGCGCCCTTGGAATGTCGGTAATTGGTGGGGTTGGGATGTTCTCAAGCTCTATTTTTCAGCCAATTATTGGTAACTGGATTGATAGCGCTAAAACAGAGGCAGCCGCTCAAGGTTTCCAAGGTGATGCACTTGAATTGGCCGCTGGACAAGCGACACTGAGCACGATGGTGACTTTCCCAGCCATTCTTATCGTTGCTTTTATCGGTTTGTACTTCTGGACCAAGAGCCTCAAAAAAGCGTAA
- a CDS encoding Gfo/Idh/MocA family protein has product MARKIRMGMVGGGRGAFIGGVHRIAAAIDGEIDLVCGAFSSTPEKSKASGEDLMLDPSRCYGDFKEMIQKEKRRKDRMDVVSIVTPNHMHFAPAKMALENGFHVICDKPVTFSLSEARKLQEIVEKTGLTFALTHNYTGYPMVKEARQRIKSGAIGAIRKVVVEYPQGWLSFPVEKDGSKQAEWRTDPKRSGIAGAVGDIGTHAENLAEYITGLKITELCADVSRVVEGRVLDDDANVLLRFDNGARGILHCSQICNGDWNGLNIRIYGELGSLHWHQETPQYLHHKSTDGYQIYQPSVGQLSDSANAHSRIPFGHPEGYLEAFANVYRNFARTVRKRMNGEEPNEFDLDFPTIEDGIRGMQFVETVIASGKSNSKWVKFKG; this is encoded by the coding sequence ATGGCTCGAAAAATTAGAATGGGCATGGTTGGTGGAGGCCGTGGGGCTTTCATTGGAGGAGTACACCGAATTGCGGCTGCCATCGACGGTGAGATTGACCTAGTATGCGGAGCGTTTAGCTCAACGCCCGAAAAGTCGAAAGCATCAGGTGAAGACCTTATGCTTGATCCGTCGCGTTGTTATGGCGATTTCAAAGAAATGATTCAAAAAGAAAAACGCCGTAAAGACCGCATGGACGTGGTGTCGATTGTAACGCCTAACCACATGCACTTTGCCCCAGCTAAAATGGCGCTCGAAAACGGCTTCCACGTGATTTGTGATAAGCCCGTGACGTTTTCGTTGAGTGAGGCTAGAAAATTGCAAGAAATTGTTGAAAAGACGGGTTTAACTTTTGCCTTAACCCATAACTATACGGGCTACCCAATGGTAAAAGAAGCGCGTCAACGTATCAAAAGTGGAGCCATCGGCGCTATTCGTAAAGTGGTGGTTGAATACCCGCAAGGCTGGTTGTCGTTTCCTGTCGAAAAAGATGGGTCGAAACAAGCTGAATGGCGTACCGATCCAAAACGTTCAGGAATTGCAGGGGCGGTGGGTGACATCGGAACTCACGCAGAAAACCTTGCCGAATACATTACAGGTTTGAAAATAACGGAATTGTGTGCCGACGTGAGCCGCGTGGTAGAAGGGCGTGTGTTGGATGATGACGCCAACGTTTTGCTTCGTTTTGACAACGGCGCAAGAGGAATTTTGCATTGTAGCCAAATTTGTAATGGTGATTGGAATGGCCTCAATATCCGCATTTACGGGGAGTTGGGAAGTTTGCACTGGCACCAAGAAACACCTCAATATTTACACCACAAAAGCACAGATGGTTATCAGATTTATCAGCCATCGGTGGGGCAATTGTCAGACTCAGCTAATGCCCACTCACGCATTCCGTTTGGTCACCCAGAAGGGTATTTGGAAGCTTTTGCCAACGTCTATCGTAATTTTGCCCGTACGGTACGTAAGCGCATGAATGGTGAAGAACCCAATGAATTTGATTTAGATTTCCCAACCATCGAAGACGGTATCCGTGGAATGCAATTTGTCGAAACGGTCATCGCTTCGGGAAAAAGCAACAGCAAATGGGTGAAGTTTAAAGGATAA
- a CDS encoding RNA polymerase sigma factor — translation MKLTQVHLDERELWDRLKSGDTNAFGQISTHYYRILFDYGRKFTKDRELIKDVIQDALVVLWQKRAHINPDENAKLYLLKIIRNSLFKELQKQHLRVTDGQFDELEFMEPEESFIISAESSQQMNAKLQLHLKNLPKRQQEVLFLKFYEDLSNDQIAEVMNIHRQSVANLLHNGLRLLKNRFFLTTLYFILARC, via the coding sequence ATGAAATTGACGCAAGTACATCTTGATGAGCGAGAGCTGTGGGATCGCCTGAAATCGGGAGATACAAATGCGTTTGGACAAATTTCGACGCATTATTATCGGATATTGTTTGACTATGGCCGTAAATTCACCAAAGACCGTGAACTTATAAAAGATGTCATTCAAGATGCGCTAGTGGTGTTGTGGCAAAAAAGAGCCCACATCAATCCCGACGAAAATGCCAAATTGTACTTACTCAAAATCATTCGGAATAGTTTATTCAAAGAACTGCAAAAACAGCACCTGCGGGTAACCGATGGCCAGTTTGATGAACTGGAATTTATGGAGCCGGAAGAATCGTTTATCATTTCGGCAGAATCATCACAGCAGATGAATGCCAAGCTGCAATTACACCTCAAAAATCTTCCCAAGCGGCAGCAAGAAGTACTTTTTCTGAAATTTTACGAAGACCTCAGCAATGACCAAATCGCGGAGGTAATGAATATTCATCGCCAATCGGTCGCCAATTTGCTCCACAATGGCCTTCGGCTGCTCAAAAACCGCTTTTTTCTTACGACCCTCTATTTCATTTTGGCCAGGTGTTGA